A portion of the Gimesia chilikensis genome contains these proteins:
- a CDS encoding glucuronyl esterase domain-containing protein: protein MLINLNVTRYFAVICCLFLLYCEQSVQAADQSDNITRLSEILPDKPWSERRKEILRRWLELLGPFPEKVLPLESKLEQVEQKDGLTRYHVSFQTEADDRVTGWLLVPDAAKKKPTPAIICIHSTTWGSGKDATIGLSGRRRVDPPRDPQVGAAYGLTLAQHGFVTLSIDLLTDGERIDPRHRVMDTRPFYQKHPEWSIVGKNTWDIMRSVDFLQTLDFVDHGQIGCTGWSLGGHTALFAAAFDERITATVSNGGVLDWWRQTAAWSREPSSWTPWRKGIDEPTSSKKLERRFGFKTNSGPYVYIKNFRPYIDDPSRQIPIDFDSLMALVAPRPLLIISTEHEFYRHRFFPKAQQTLEIYANWKDADGLPSVLKARQERRGYAETLEYYGTQHLMKPEKIERQLGEFGAGDCFSWFSFPGGHSFPGVARRMTFAWFDRWLGRTLY, encoded by the coding sequence ATGCTCATCAACCTGAATGTCACCCGGTATTTCGCTGTCATCTGCTGCCTGTTCCTCTTGTACTGCGAACAATCAGTCCAGGCAGCCGACCAGAGTGACAACATTACGCGACTGTCAGAAATCCTGCCTGATAAGCCATGGTCCGAACGACGAAAAGAGATCCTACGACGCTGGCTGGAACTGCTGGGACCTTTTCCTGAAAAAGTACTCCCGCTCGAAAGCAAGTTGGAACAGGTAGAACAGAAAGATGGTCTGACTCGTTATCATGTCAGCTTTCAGACCGAAGCAGATGACAGGGTCACCGGCTGGCTGCTGGTTCCGGATGCGGCAAAGAAAAAACCGACTCCCGCGATCATCTGTATTCACAGCACAACCTGGGGCTCAGGAAAAGATGCCACCATTGGTCTTTCGGGACGCCGTCGCGTCGATCCACCACGCGATCCGCAGGTGGGAGCCGCCTATGGACTGACACTAGCCCAACATGGCTTTGTCACACTGAGCATCGACTTGCTGACCGATGGCGAACGCATCGATCCCCGGCATCGAGTGATGGATACCCGGCCGTTTTACCAAAAGCACCCGGAATGGTCGATCGTCGGCAAGAATACCTGGGATATTATGCGCAGCGTCGATTTTCTGCAAACGCTGGACTTTGTCGACCATGGGCAGATCGGTTGTACGGGCTGGTCACTGGGGGGACACACGGCCCTCTTTGCGGCGGCCTTTGATGAGCGGATTACAGCCACCGTCAGTAACGGCGGTGTTCTGGACTGGTGGCGACAGACGGCGGCGTGGTCCCGCGAACCATCCAGTTGGACTCCCTGGCGCAAGGGCATTGATGAGCCCACGAGCAGTAAAAAACTGGAACGCCGATTTGGTTTCAAAACCAATAGTGGACCTTATGTCTACATCAAAAACTTTCGCCCGTACATTGACGATCCTTCCAGGCAGATTCCGATCGACTTTGACAGCCTGATGGCCCTGGTCGCGCCGCGTCCCCTGCTGATCATCTCGACGGAACACGAATTCTATCGGCACCGATTCTTCCCCAAAGCACAACAGACACTGGAAATCTACGCCAACTGGAAAGATGCAGACGGCCTGCCCAGCGTCCTCAAAGCCAGACAGGAGCGACGGGGATATGCGGAGACGCTCGAATACTATGGAACGCAGCACCTGATGAAGCCGGAAAAAATTGAGCGGCAGCTGGGAGAATTCGGAGCAGGGGACTGCTTCAGCTGGTTTTCATTTCCGGGTGGTCACAGCTTTCCCGGTGTCGCCCGCAGGATGACCTTCGCCTGGTTTGATCGCTGGCTGGGTCGGACCCTGTATTGA
- a CDS encoding SMI1/KNR4 family protein produces MTETEIQELETATGCILPAAYRELLLNYPQRLLDLAATLGVEELELLTHNHESLIRMNVDQAEYVRMFFPPHYFVIGENGNGDLYAIDTRSPATPVYMGGPHLGEYPEDVEGNPLPQADSLQEYIEYVVFLYEDAIQYESELDDTRVYQPPGKLMETLSVCLSLLLAPVMLLLLLFSMIIAVPYFLLLELWDKVRPAKD; encoded by the coding sequence ATGACCGAAACCGAAATCCAGGAACTGGAAACCGCGACCGGCTGTATATTGCCGGCCGCTTATCGGGAGTTGTTGCTAAATTATCCGCAACGGTTGTTAGACCTGGCGGCGACACTCGGCGTCGAAGAACTGGAGCTGCTCACTCATAACCACGAATCACTGATCCGGATGAATGTGGACCAGGCAGAGTACGTGCGCATGTTTTTTCCGCCCCACTATTTCGTCATCGGCGAAAATGGGAATGGAGACTTGTACGCGATCGATACCCGGTCCCCTGCCACTCCCGTCTATATGGGCGGACCACATCTCGGCGAATATCCCGAGGATGTAGAGGGGAACCCCCTGCCCCAGGCAGACAGCCTGCAGGAGTACATTGAGTACGTCGTCTTTCTCTACGAGGATGCAATTCAGTACGAGAGTGAGCTGGATGACACAAGGGTCTATCAACCACCTGGAAAGCTGATGGAGACACTTAGTGTCTGCCTGAGTCTTTTGCTCGCGCCGGTCATGCTGCTGTTACTGTTGTTCTCTATGATCATCGCAGTCCCGTACTTTCTACTGCTGGAATTATGGGACAAAGTAAGACCTGCGAAGGATTGA
- a CDS encoding SUMF1/EgtB/PvdO family nonheme iron enzyme yields the protein MTIHRETWNRLTNSERVDLALAVRRSLPVPFAFSGIRTFQYGEQENSLAVFNYDNSEFVLIPGDTVRLGYEWERPFPLTAEQAELWEIALEEFETPMSFDDYLEEIMTPPRDVSLDAFLLETKIKQLIDQKLKGVSVDESEPFPHHARARAQLASQGFRLPISDEWEYACGAGVRTLYRWGEDAPMDWSPSEDRGWLQSRPNAFGLTIANNPWQWEAIHEPGFRRGGDGGGMSCGGGMPYMLEWLLLATAYIDKEDFDRPVLGDDVRRALTVEL from the coding sequence ATGACCATTCATCGCGAAACATGGAACAGACTCACCAACTCAGAGCGGGTTGATCTGGCTCTCGCGGTGCGCAGATCACTGCCTGTTCCCTTTGCTTTTTCGGGCATCAGAACCTTTCAATACGGCGAACAGGAAAATTCGCTGGCGGTTTTCAATTATGACAACTCCGAATTCGTACTCATTCCGGGAGACACGGTTCGGCTCGGCTATGAGTGGGAACGCCCCTTTCCGCTCACAGCAGAACAGGCGGAACTATGGGAAATAGCACTGGAAGAATTCGAGACGCCGATGTCCTTCGATGACTACCTCGAAGAAATCATGACGCCGCCTCGTGACGTTTCCCTGGATGCGTTTCTACTGGAAACAAAAATAAAACAACTGATAGATCAGAAGCTCAAAGGCGTTTCTGTTGATGAGTCTGAACCATTTCCACATCATGCCAGAGCGCGCGCCCAGCTGGCATCCCAGGGCTTCAGATTGCCGATCTCGGATGAATGGGAATATGCCTGCGGCGCGGGTGTGAGAACCCTCTATCGCTGGGGAGAGGACGCCCCGATGGACTGGAGCCCTTCAGAAGACCGGGGCTGGCTGCAAAGCCGACCCAATGCCTTTGGTCTCACCATCGCGAATAATCCCTGGCAGTGGGAAGCGATTCACGAGCCTGGTTTCCGCAGAGGCGGCGATGGCGGCGGGATGAGCTGTGGAGGCGGAATGCCTTATATGCTTGAGTGGCTGCTGCTGGCGACAGCATACATCGACAAGGAGGACTTTGACCGTCCGGTTCTGGGTGATGACGTACGTCGGGCGCTGACGGTAGAACTGTAG
- a CDS encoding alpha/beta hydrolase, with amino-acid sequence MLNQSRLSARLICFAFAFAVIGLTTSFLAAAEKYTEQPGTKGNGSYVIGPNYKIDPRLTDRGNPKGKRFEFEMPLAESKIFPGTDETLDPKKEVRKTRKIFVYVPAAYKDGTKAPILVLQDGPSRMDLVCNALDNLTISKDPAQRLPAFIVIAVQNGGNDGKGSERGLEYDTMSDRYARFINDEVLPAVLKNKQIRAAYPHIAFTDNPWGKATMGCSSGGAAALTMGWFRPDLFRRLITYSGTFVDQQDDDAPQEAEYPLGAWEYHSSMKLIENSDKKPLRIFTHVAENDLRADDPEETYHNWVMANERTAEALKAKGYDYRYVFSKGTRHCDRKVFEQTLADTLLWMWQGYHGE; translated from the coding sequence ATGCTCAATCAATCCAGGCTGTCCGCGCGTCTCATCTGTTTTGCTTTCGCCTTTGCTGTCATCGGACTGACGACTTCATTCTTGGCTGCAGCTGAAAAATATACCGAGCAGCCGGGTACGAAAGGGAACGGCAGCTATGTTATCGGCCCCAACTACAAGATCGATCCGAGACTCACAGATCGGGGCAATCCCAAGGGGAAGCGCTTCGAGTTTGAGATGCCTTTGGCGGAGAGTAAAATCTTTCCCGGCACCGACGAGACGCTCGACCCGAAAAAAGAGGTGCGAAAAACCCGCAAGATCTTTGTCTATGTTCCCGCAGCCTATAAAGATGGAACCAAGGCACCGATTCTGGTTCTGCAGGACGGACCGAGCCGGATGGACCTGGTCTGTAATGCCCTGGACAATCTGACGATCTCGAAAGATCCGGCACAGCGGCTGCCTGCGTTTATTGTGATTGCAGTCCAGAATGGCGGTAACGACGGTAAAGGGAGCGAACGCGGCCTGGAGTACGATACGATGTCCGATCGTTACGCCCGGTTTATCAATGACGAAGTCCTGCCGGCCGTGCTGAAGAACAAGCAGATCCGCGCCGCGTATCCGCACATCGCGTTTACCGACAATCCCTGGGGGAAGGCCACGATGGGCTGCAGTTCCGGCGGTGCGGCGGCGTTGACGATGGGCTGGTTCCGACCCGATCTGTTCCGCCGCCTGATTACCTATTCCGGTACCTTCGTCGATCAGCAGGACGACGACGCACCCCAGGAAGCAGAGTATCCCCTGGGCGCGTGGGAATATCATTCGAGCATGAAGCTGATTGAAAACAGCGACAAAAAGCCGCTACGGATCTTCACACACGTGGCAGAAAACGACCTCCGGGCCGACGATCCGGAAGAGACGTACCACAACTGGGTGATGGCCAACGAACGGACGGCCGAGGCCCTCAAGGCTAAAGGTTACGATTATCGCTACGTCTTCAGCAAGGGGACCCGGCACTGCGACCGCAAGGTCTTCGAACAGACCCTGGCCGACACCCTGCTCTGGATGTGGCAAGGATATCACGGCGAGTGA
- a CDS encoding transglutaminase-like domain-containing protein, with amino-acid sequence MKFLSQFLCLTVMLLMSFVPFSPVWSDSDTQAARLSVKTVRPEIRSQTKTGQVRELIKPAAMTHEIGVGYVARLKIPHEADSKSRSTCILLEDGQPLPHPHALHKLIRETGKGHYSHWTPTTLYFSTSDSSDPRTNGRKYELVCPETYTEKSTQFVLTDADSLISFPDIPGKRVQPVKLVWENRDPQQSIQLNWIRQGAPDLSSQQAMLASILKPGMTDEEKSLAIWKFLVDWRYHFYPAEPGDEVHDPVKFLNVYGYGFCDDCASNFAVLARKAGVRSRTWGLSGHVVAEAFYDGKWHMFDPDHEVFYRNDQGVIASVEELAQHPELITKTPLDPIGSPSQAIARLYTTTDDNQPSERKPAIRDSNLAPTLEPGDRLEFDYIAAEYIHRRNMPNEEQPPVAGNGTLKRSITKLKSLKQPHPHQRDWHFTWPYVLLKGALELKLAPDQSAPTISVSSNGTSWTPLETTLKAEKLTVSLDAWIKQQPTAVYGFYLRCENTNGDDPAASVAQLNSEFLFQFAPRALAHMQNTNNHFEMKLSPPLPVNSQGLAVQLEWKVVE; translated from the coding sequence ATGAAGTTTTTATCTCAGTTCCTCTGCCTAACGGTCATGCTGCTCATGAGCTTTGTCCCGTTCTCTCCTGTGTGGAGTGATTCGGACACCCAGGCGGCGCGTCTGTCCGTGAAAACCGTTCGTCCCGAAATCCGCTCGCAAACGAAAACCGGGCAGGTTCGCGAACTGATTAAGCCAGCCGCGATGACACATGAGATCGGCGTTGGCTACGTGGCCCGCCTCAAAATTCCGCATGAAGCTGACAGTAAATCGCGGTCCACCTGCATCCTGCTGGAAGATGGCCAACCCCTGCCGCATCCCCACGCGCTGCATAAGCTGATCCGCGAGACAGGGAAAGGGCACTATAGTCACTGGACACCGACGACGCTCTATTTTTCCACCAGCGACTCTTCCGATCCCCGCACCAATGGACGCAAATATGAACTGGTCTGCCCGGAAACCTATACCGAAAAGTCGACGCAATTCGTACTGACCGATGCTGACTCGCTGATCTCATTTCCCGATATCCCCGGCAAACGTGTGCAACCCGTCAAGCTGGTCTGGGAAAACCGGGATCCACAACAAAGCATCCAGCTGAACTGGATACGCCAGGGGGCCCCCGATCTCTCCAGCCAGCAGGCGATGCTCGCCAGCATTCTCAAACCGGGGATGACGGACGAAGAGAAATCGCTGGCGATCTGGAAATTCCTGGTCGACTGGCGGTATCACTTCTATCCGGCAGAACCGGGAGATGAAGTACACGACCCCGTGAAGTTTCTCAATGTTTACGGCTACGGATTCTGTGATGACTGTGCCTCGAACTTTGCGGTCCTGGCCCGCAAAGCAGGTGTGCGAAGTCGAACATGGGGGCTCTCAGGACACGTTGTTGCGGAAGCTTTCTATGACGGCAAGTGGCACATGTTCGATCCCGATCATGAAGTCTTTTATCGCAATGATCAGGGAGTGATCGCGAGTGTTGAGGAACTGGCACAGCACCCTGAACTGATTACAAAAACGCCCCTGGATCCGATCGGCAGTCCCTCGCAGGCAATTGCCCGGCTCTACACGACGACCGACGACAATCAGCCCTCCGAGCGGAAACCGGCAATTCGAGATTCGAATCTGGCTCCCACTCTGGAACCCGGTGACCGCCTCGAGTTTGACTACATCGCTGCGGAATATATTCATCGACGCAACATGCCGAACGAGGAACAGCCCCCCGTCGCCGGGAACGGCACTCTGAAACGCAGCATCACAAAGCTGAAGTCGTTAAAACAGCCGCATCCCCACCAGCGGGACTGGCACTTCACCTGGCCCTATGTGCTGCTGAAAGGGGCGCTGGAACTCAAGCTCGCACCGGATCAGTCGGCTCCCACAATCTCCGTCTCCTCAAACGGGACTTCCTGGACACCTCTGGAGACGACCCTCAAAGCGGAGAAACTCACGGTTTCCCTCGATGCCTGGATCAAGCAACAACCCACTGCAGTCTATGGGTTCTATCTTCGCTGCGAAAACACGAACGGCGACGACCCTGCGGCGTCAGTCGCGCAGCTGAACTCCGAATTCCTGTTCCAGTTCGCCCCCCGCGCACTGGCACACATGCAAAACACGAACAATCACTTCGAGATGAAATTATCTCCTCCACTACCAGTCAACAGTCAAGGTCTGGCTGTGCAGCTGGAGTGGAAAGTGGTTGAGTGA
- a CDS encoding sulfatase family protein, whose product MLARISVCLLLCFVMIPGRVQAETKQPNILFILTDQWRAQSLGYAGNEQVKTPNIDALARQSVNFQNAVSGCPVCCPFRGSLMTGQRPLTHGVFLNDVQLPAKAVTIAEVLDNAGYETGFIGKWHLDGRGRSAFTPPERRQGFEFWRALECTHNYNRSFYYGDSPQRQTWEGYDAFAQTRVARQFIRDQSQKGQPFLLVMSYGSPHNPYHTAPPEYQSMYEPEKIKVRPNVPQDQQATAQKELAGYFAHCSALDDCVSDLLATLKETGIDENTIVVFTSDHGDMLRSHGQIRKQKPWDESLRVPMLFRLNGAEHAQGRTVDSPINSEDLMPTLLGLCQVSIPDTVEGLDYSGYLRGGKNPSDGATVITCPSPFGEWQRSRGGKEYRGLRTTRYTYVRDLSGPWLLYDNEADPYQLKNLCNDPEAAPIQAKLDALLNKKLAAQKDEFLQGSQYIEKFGYQVDPKTGTVPYTN is encoded by the coding sequence ATGCTGGCTCGCATTTCCGTTTGTCTATTACTCTGTTTTGTGATGATCCCCGGTCGGGTTCAGGCTGAAACTAAGCAGCCGAACATTTTGTTTATCCTGACCGACCAGTGGCGGGCACAGTCCCTGGGCTACGCGGGCAACGAGCAGGTGAAGACGCCGAATATTGATGCGTTGGCCCGACAGAGTGTTAATTTTCAGAATGCGGTTTCCGGCTGTCCGGTTTGTTGTCCCTTCCGGGGCTCGCTGATGACCGGCCAGCGTCCGTTGACGCATGGCGTGTTTCTGAACGATGTGCAACTGCCTGCGAAAGCGGTGACGATCGCTGAAGTGCTGGACAACGCCGGCTATGAGACCGGATTCATCGGGAAGTGGCATCTGGATGGTCGCGGCCGCTCTGCGTTCACGCCGCCGGAACGTCGACAGGGCTTTGAGTTCTGGCGGGCTCTGGAATGCACGCACAACTACAACCGTTCGTTTTACTACGGCGACTCTCCTCAGCGGCAGACCTGGGAAGGTTACGACGCGTTTGCCCAGACGCGCGTGGCCCGGCAGTTCATTCGGGACCAGTCCCAGAAGGGGCAACCGTTTCTGCTGGTGATGTCGTACGGCTCGCCACATAATCCGTATCACACCGCACCGCCCGAATACCAGAGCATGTATGAGCCGGAGAAGATCAAAGTGCGTCCCAATGTGCCTCAAGATCAGCAGGCAACTGCGCAAAAAGAACTCGCCGGCTACTTTGCTCATTGTTCGGCGTTGGATGATTGTGTCAGCGATCTGCTGGCGACACTCAAAGAGACCGGCATTGATGAAAACACGATCGTCGTCTTCACCTCTGACCACGGCGACATGCTGCGTTCACACGGGCAGATCCGCAAGCAGAAACCGTGGGACGAATCGCTGCGGGTGCCGATGCTGTTCCGGTTGAATGGCGCGGAGCACGCGCAAGGTCGCACCGTCGATTCCCCCATCAATTCCGAAGACCTGATGCCCACCCTGCTGGGGCTCTGTCAAGTTTCGATTCCCGACACCGTGGAAGGGCTGGATTATAGCGGCTACCTGCGAGGCGGGAAAAATCCTTCAGATGGGGCGACGGTCATCACCTGCCCTTCTCCCTTTGGTGAATGGCAGCGGAGCCGGGGTGGAAAGGAATACCGCGGCTTGAGAACGACCCGCTACACGTATGTCCGCGATCTCAGTGGACCCTGGTTATTGTACGACAACGAAGCAGACCCGTATCAGCTGAAAAATCTATGCAACGATCCGGAAGCAGCCCCGATCCAGGCAAAGCTCGATGCGCTGCTCAACAAGAAACTGGCCGCTCAGAAGGACGAGTTTCTGCAGGGGAGTCAGTACATTGAAAAATTCGGTTACCAGGTGGACCCGAAAACCGGGACGGTGCCTTATACGAATTGA
- a CDS encoding zinc ribbon domain-containing protein YjdM: MSELPNCPECAGEYTYEDRGLLVCPSCGHEWNPEGVAAEETTGPVVRDANGNILQNGDSVTVVKDLKVKGSSSVVKVGTKVKNIRLVEGDHDIDCKIPGIGSMGLKSEFVKKA; encoded by the coding sequence ATGAGCGAATTACCGAATTGCCCGGAATGTGCTGGGGAATATACCTACGAAGACAGAGGCCTGCTGGTTTGTCCGTCATGCGGCCACGAATGGAATCCGGAGGGTGTGGCTGCGGAGGAAACGACTGGCCCCGTCGTGCGGGACGCTAACGGCAACATCCTGCAAAATGGGGATTCCGTCACCGTCGTCAAAGACCTTAAAGTGAAGGGCTCTTCGTCGGTCGTCAAGGTGGGAACGAAGGTCAAGAACATCCGCCTGGTCGAAGGAGATCACGACATCGACTGCAAAATTCCAGGGATTGGTTCAATGGGATTGAAATCCGAATTCGTGAAGAAAGCCTGA
- a CDS encoding trimeric intracellular cation channel family protein, translating into MSVADLQYILGMIGTVAFAVTGVLAVSPRGIDFFGACVLGLITAIGGGTIRDVILGVPVIWAADLNYIWVALGASFLAFLTNRHMTRKEIFKTMLYLDALGVSMFAIQAAQKVMWIDFGMPIAPVLLGVLTAIGGGLLRDVLAGQPTLLMRREIYAIPVTLGCILFVALVTWLPQHAVLIGVGCSALIMSLRSAVIHWDLHVPLWLTIQSKENAMHSKQDSDSPPAN; encoded by the coding sequence ATGAGCGTTGCAGACTTACAATACATCCTCGGAATGATTGGCACAGTTGCCTTTGCGGTAACGGGCGTGCTGGCAGTCTCGCCGCGCGGCATCGATTTCTTTGGTGCCTGTGTGCTGGGGCTGATCACCGCGATCGGCGGCGGTACCATTCGTGATGTGATCCTGGGCGTGCCGGTCATCTGGGCTGCAGACCTGAATTACATCTGGGTTGCATTGGGAGCGAGCTTTCTGGCATTCCTCACAAACCGGCATATGACGCGCAAAGAGATCTTCAAAACCATGCTCTACCTCGATGCGCTGGGAGTCTCGATGTTTGCGATCCAGGCAGCACAGAAAGTCATGTGGATCGACTTCGGCATGCCTATCGCCCCGGTCCTGCTGGGAGTGTTGACCGCGATCGGAGGCGGCCTGCTCCGCGATGTTCTCGCAGGACAGCCCACACTGTTAATGCGGCGAGAGATCTATGCTATTCCGGTCACACTTGGCTGTATCCTGTTTGTCGCGCTGGTCACCTGGCTGCCCCAACATGCCGTCCTGATCGGCGTCGGCTGCTCTGCCTTGATCATGAGTCTGCGGAGCGCCGTGATCCACTGGGACCTGCACGTCCCGCTCTGGCTGACCATTCAATCGAAAGAGAATGCGATGCATTCGAAGCAGGACTCAGACAGCCCCCCTGCCAATTAA
- a CDS encoding phosphotransferase enzyme family protein: MDPNHLLVDDSLPYYNALTQCIDHWGLVPEKTELVRDGVNHVFATEFIDSAPVIIRISDGNLRKRGEVLGELLWLEHLISHGCTVTTPIPSRGGELLESIEVDAGTMHVCCFKRFGGRQLDPATDAQWNEELFLKLGREIGRIHRASDELQLPTDHDRLSWHEIRLGQFPDPLPDYFHPEVVEAMRGYYADWRGRSTPAGHYGLVHRDLHAGNFLVENGDVQIIDFDLGCYGWRTMDLAVLLFIYYYYPSLRVPGATPELAGHVLAKLVEGYREEFTLDRDQLATVADMMMLNTINNYFLMLPDPEHWQAAMGNPRITVMESLTWIEQLWLDNRKLQIELEL, from the coding sequence GTGGATCCCAATCATTTGCTGGTAGACGATTCGCTGCCTTATTATAACGCGCTGACTCAGTGCATTGATCACTGGGGACTGGTGCCTGAGAAGACAGAATTAGTCCGCGATGGGGTGAACCACGTCTTTGCTACCGAGTTTATCGACAGTGCGCCGGTCATTATCCGGATCAGTGACGGCAATCTCCGGAAACGGGGCGAAGTGCTGGGAGAACTGCTCTGGCTGGAGCATCTGATCTCTCATGGATGTACGGTTACGACGCCGATCCCTTCGCGTGGCGGGGAACTGCTGGAATCGATTGAAGTCGACGCGGGTACGATGCATGTCTGCTGTTTTAAACGTTTCGGAGGCCGACAACTCGACCCGGCGACCGACGCCCAGTGGAATGAGGAACTCTTTCTGAAACTGGGACGGGAGATTGGTCGCATCCATCGGGCTTCGGATGAATTACAGCTCCCGACCGACCACGATCGTCTCTCGTGGCATGAAATCAGACTCGGACAGTTTCCGGATCCGCTGCCCGACTATTTTCACCCCGAGGTCGTCGAGGCGATGCGCGGGTATTACGCTGACTGGCGGGGCCGTTCTACACCTGCAGGACACTATGGACTGGTGCACCGGGACTTGCATGCGGGAAATTTTCTGGTTGAGAACGGTGATGTGCAGATCATCGATTTTGATCTGGGTTGTTACGGCTGGCGGACGATGGATTTAGCCGTCCTGCTGTTCATTTACTATTATTATCCCAGCCTCCGCGTGCCTGGCGCGACGCCTGAACTGGCCGGCCATGTGCTGGCCAAACTGGTAGAGGGCTATCGCGAGGAATTTACGCTCGACCGCGATCAGCTGGCAACGGTCGCCGACATGATGATGCTGAATACGATCAACAACTATTTTCTCATGCTGCCCGACCCGGAACACTGGCAGGCCGCGATGGGTAACCCGCGCATCACAGTCATGGAGAGCCTGACGTGGATCGAGCAGCTCTGGCTGGATAACCGGAAGCTTCAGATTGAACTCGAGCTGTGA